Part of the Nitrospirota bacterium genome is shown below.
TTCTTTCATCCACACCACTTCGGCAACAAATTCAATGGTGAGTGAATAAAAATATAGTTTCATGTCGACTCTGGTCCCAACGGCAAGAGGAACCCGGGAGACAAACAAAAGACCCCCTTCGCCTAAAGTTCTGGCGTTCGAAGTCACCAGCTCATCGGATGAAATGTCGGCTTCCTTTTTCGCTGAGAGGATTTTAAAGTCGGTTTTTAAGTCAACCTCCGCCCGTGGATGTTGCCTTAGGTTCGTAAAATCCGATTTTCCCTGATCTGATAGGCTGTTGGCCATACTTTTGCCCGATGGGGTTTCTTAAGTTAAGTGTATCATATGAACCGTTTTTATAGAAATACTTAACCTCCGGGATTTAGAACCTTGATCTTTAGGTGGTGAGCTTTTTATAGATTTGGGGGAGTTTTTGGGGAAGGGTTTGAATGTCGGAGATGAACGTATAGTTGACGTCCTGATACATTTTCTGGATATAATTGCCGGCCTGTTTGTCCACAGTAATGCAGAAAGGGTGAATTCCTCTGTTTTTGGCCTCCCTTAGCGCCATTTTGGTATCTTCCAGGGCGTAAAGCTCCAGGTAATCGTCATCCAGAGGTTTTCCGTCGCTGAGGATGATCATCAGTTTGATTTTGGCTTCCCGTTGGACGAATTTGTGGGTGAGGTGGCGGATGGCGGTGCCATCCCGGTTTTGCTTTAAAGGTTCCAGGGCCCCTAATTTCTGGTTGAATAAGAGGGCATTCTTGTCGTCAAAACCTTTAATCGTATAAAAATCGATCTGCTCCCGCGACTGCCCTGAAAACCCGAAAATTCCATATTCATCACCGATTGAATTTAAGGCTTCGGCCATTAATTTTAAGCTTTCTTTTTCAATATCGATAATTCTTTTTTCGGCGCCGGGAATAACCTGCCGGGTCGATCCGCTTAAATCGATTAAAAAGGCGACTGAAATTTTCCTTTCCTTTTTTTCTCTTCGGATGTAAAAATTTTCAGATGGGGTAAAACCTGATTGGATGTCTACAACAGCCTCGATTAAACGGTCGAAATCAAATTCTTCACCGTCTTTCTGTTTTTTTGCGTTTCTGTAATTTTCAGGCCGGAGTTTTTCAAAATATCTCCGAAGGGAAAGGAGCGATCCGTAAGGGAGGTCCGGTCCCGTTGGATGAATCGACGGCGGTTCGAAACCTTTTTCAACGAGTTTGCACCAGTCCGGTTTATAGTCCTGGTTCATCCAGTCCCATTCAGGGTATGAGAAAGAGTCCTTTGCCCCCGGTTTAACGGACGTTTTATTTGAAGCCGGCTCTCCGGTTGACTGAGGGGAGAGGGTGATGGTTTCGGATTGGACCTGTTGCGGCAGTGGGTTCTCGGTCATATTTAAATTAAACGAGGAATCAACGGGCGCCGATTCCGTTTGAAACGCCAGGTCAGGAGTGATCAGGCCGTGATTGGAAAAGGCGCTTTCGGGGAGGGTCCCGTAGTTGGGAATATTTTCTGCGGGGGGGATGACATCCGGTTTTTTATCTTCCGGCGCGTTTTGTTTGATCTCTTTACGGAGCTGGCCATAGATCAGGCAGACGGTATGGAGGGTGTCTTCCACGGCGGTCTCCGGATGCCAGAGTGTTTTTAAAATGGAAAATGCCCGGGAGACGGTATTGGCGATGGGAAGGGGAACGACGATATCCTCATTGACCGATAACTGGAATAAGGCCTCCAGAACCCCTTTTTCTTCCGGGAGTTGAAATAAATCAGGCCGTTTTTCTTTTTGGCTCGCCAGGATCGGTTTCAACTCCCGCATCGCCCCCGAATATTTCAGCCGGAGGAGATAGTCGATTCTCGACTCTTCGGCGATCATCCAGAGATTCTGGGCCAGAACCGGGTCAGGAAAATAGCGCCAAACCGGTTGCCGGGGGGAAAAAGTCAGCCCTTCTTTTTCTGACAGGGCCATGAGCTCCCGGATGGAGGCCGGTCCAAGAGGGGTATAGCTTCCAAATTCAATATGGGCGGATTCATGAAGGGTCATTAATTTATAGAGTTTGAGATTATCGTCACGATCCATGTAAACATTGATTTTTTCGGGGAGGGTAATGGTTCCGGTACGATCTTTAAGCCGGCTTGAGGGGATCAAACCCGGCGTGATTTCAACCGTCCGTCCGGTGATCATTTCGGCAAAATATTTTAAACGTTTATGGACATCCGATAAAAAGACGTTATGGGATAAGCTCCGGATGGTGTCGATTGATTTTTGAGATTTAAGAGCAAAGAAGGCCCTGACCAGCTCAGGGTTCTCTTTAATTTTGATTTTGAGGCCGGCTTCGACAAAAACCTTTAGGGAAGTTAAATTCCCGTTCATCATTTTTAAAAGGTCGGTGGCATGGGTTAAAAAGCCGGTCACGGCCGAGGGCGCCTGAAAGCCGATCTCGCCGGCAAGAGAAAAAATAAGATGAATTTCCTCTTTCTGATGGAGGTTTTGAAAAATTTCCGGAACAGCCTTGAAATACCCCAACGTTTCTTTCGGGGCCTGGAGCGCCAGGGCGTGACCAATTTTAAGGATTTGAGGATGAAGCGAAGAGTCCTTTACCCGGGCGAAGATTTCGGGAGAGGTTCTGAAATATTCCAGGGTCAGGAAACTTTTGGCCTGGAGATCTTCTCTGGACAGCAAAAGGCCGATTTTACCCCAGGGTTCCAGCAACCCCGCATCCAGGACGGGGAGAATAGAGGGGCCTGATTTAAAATATTCTGTGCCGGTGAGATAATCTTCTTTGGCCAGAAGGTTCCCTTTACGCGCCCATTCGTCGAGGGTTTCAGGTGGAAAATGGTGGATCAGCTCGGGTAAACGCCGAAAATAGTCCAGAGCCATGCTGTTTTGCTCAAGCCCAAGATGCAGACCGGTTTGAAGAAAAGCCGTCAGGGCCGGGTGGTTTTTGATTTGCTGAAGAATTTCAGGACTGTCATTAAAAAACTTGATGCCATTGGCAGAGGAAGCGTAGGAAATTAGAAAACCAAGATTAAACCAGGGTTGAAAGAGGTTGAACGGGAGTTTGTAAAACAGCTCTTCACTGACCCGGTCAAACGCCCGGGCGGCTTTCGGGGAAATCTGATTGATTTTCGCGGAGAAATCCTCCAGGCGGCTATCCATCAAAGGCCTTTCTTCGTAAATAAAGAGTGACGGTCACGATGATCAGATCATAAGGTTTTTTCATTTATAAGATGGAAGAGACAATTTCCTGGATACTTTTTTGCATTTCCGGATCGTCGGTAAGCGGTTGGGCAAGCGCTGTTTTGCAGGCAAGGTAAGGGTCAATTCCATTTTTGATTAGATGACCGGCATAAATCAGGAGTCGGGTGCTGACCCCTTCATCCAGGCCCTGATTTTTAAGATTTCTTATTTTCTGCCCTATTCTGACGAGACTTTTTGCCATTTCATCTTTGACTCCCGCTTCGTGGCGGACAATCTCGACCTCCTGTTCAAAGGGAGGATAATTAAATTCAAGGGCGATAAATCGTTGTTTCGTGCTCTGCTTCAGCTCTTTAAGAACACTTTGGTAACCTGGATTATATGAAAGCACCAGCATGAAATTTTTATGAGCCTCGAT
Proteins encoded:
- a CDS encoding VWA domain-containing protein, which gives rise to MDSRLEDFSAKINQISPKAARAFDRVSEELFYKLPFNLFQPWFNLGFLISYASSANGIKFFNDSPEILQQIKNHPALTAFLQTGLHLGLEQNSMALDYFRRLPELIHHFPPETLDEWARKGNLLAKEDYLTGTEYFKSGPSILPVLDAGLLEPWGKIGLLLSREDLQAKSFLTLEYFRTSPEIFARVKDSSLHPQILKIGHALALQAPKETLGYFKAVPEIFQNLHQKEEIHLIFSLAGEIGFQAPSAVTGFLTHATDLLKMMNGNLTSLKVFVEAGLKIKIKENPELVRAFFALKSQKSIDTIRSLSHNVFLSDVHKRLKYFAEMITGRTVEITPGLIPSSRLKDRTGTITLPEKINVYMDRDDNLKLYKLMTLHESAHIEFGSYTPLGPASIRELMALSEKEGLTFSPRQPVWRYFPDPVLAQNLWMIAEESRIDYLLRLKYSGAMRELKPILASQKEKRPDLFQLPEEKGVLEALFQLSVNEDIVVPLPIANTVSRAFSILKTLWHPETAVEDTLHTVCLIYGQLRKEIKQNAPEDKKPDVIPPAENIPNYGTLPESAFSNHGLITPDLAFQTESAPVDSSFNLNMTENPLPQQVQSETITLSPQSTGEPASNKTSVKPGAKDSFSYPEWDWMNQDYKPDWCKLVEKGFEPPSIHPTGPDLPYGSLLSLRRYFEKLRPENYRNAKKQKDGEEFDFDRLIEAVVDIQSGFTPSENFYIRREKKERKISVAFLIDLSGSTRQVIPGAEKRIIDIEKESLKLMAEALNSIGDEYGIFGFSGQSREQIDFYTIKGFDDKNALLFNQKLGALEPLKQNRDGTAIRHLTHKFVQREAKIKLMIILSDGKPLDDDYLELYALEDTKMALREAKNRGIHPFCITVDKQAGNYIQKMYQDVNYTFISDIQTLPQKLPQIYKKLTT
- a CDS encoding CbbQ/NirQ/NorQ/GpvN family protein, producing the protein MEPFYIPTGDEVKLFQIAFESRIPVALKGPTGCGKTRFVESMAYRLKVPLTTVSCHEDLTASDLVGRYLLKGNETVWSDGPLTTAVKEGAICYLDEIVEARKDTTVVIHPLSDSRRILPIEKKGTVIEAHKNFMLVLSYNPGYQSVLKELKQSTKQRFIALEFNYPPFEQEVEIVRHEAGVKDEMAKSLVRIGQKIRNLKNQGLDEGVSTRLLIYAGHLIKNGIDPYLACKTALAQPLTDDPEMQKSIQEIVSSIL
- a CDS encoding PilZ domain-containing protein, with amino-acid sequence MANSLSDQGKSDFTNLRQHPRAEVDLKTDFKILSAKKEADISSDELVTSNARTLGEGGLLFVSRVPLAVGTRVDMKLYFYSLTIEFVAEVVWMKEQTEFGTSEYFCGSKYAAISNDNFSHLRNILRSYQTH